One window from the genome of Chrysemys picta bellii isolate R12L10 unplaced genomic scaffold, ASM1138683v2 scaf410, whole genome shotgun sequence encodes:
- the LOC135978692 gene encoding class I histocompatibility antigen, F10 alpha chain-like isoform X3: MALALRLLLLGAVALPGGHCRLHSRRILDTVVSEPAPGLPWYSRVVYVDDQLTYVYTSGTKRAEPYTLWMAQNEGSEFWDEVTWWGQRFQKWYNASLNTLSQLYNRTEGFHIIQTIYGCDLREDNSIQGFYQDSYDRRDFLTFDKETMTWVAADIGAQITKRRWEAEVNDNQQWKRYVEGNCISWLRSALEYGKETLQRKVCPTARVSDRSSRDGLTTLSCKVSGFYPRDITMTWLKNGESRQQETYSEGILPNGDGTYQTWVTMEIDPKIKAHYSCQVEHESLLEPLSVSWEPNNSLIPIVAGVITAAVLIGVIIGVFFWKKQCPGRTGDGYAVAQA; this comes from the exons gcctgcactccaggcgcattttggacactgtggtgtcggagcctgccccggggctgccctggtacagccgtgttgtgtatgtggacgatcagctcacctatgtctacaccagtgggacgaagagggcggagccctacacactgtggatggcgcagaacgagggttcggagttctgggacgaggtgacctggtggggacagcgcttccagaaatggtacaatgcgagtctgaacaccctgagtcagctctacaaccggaccgagg GGTTTCACATCATCCAGACGATATACGGCTGTGATCTCCGGGAAGACAACAGCATTCAGGGGTTTTACCAGGATTCATATGACAGACGAGACTTTCTTACCTTCGATAAGGAGACCATGACTTGGGTAGCAGCAGATATTGGGGCTCAGATCaccaagaggagatgggaggCTGAAGTAAATGACAACCAGCAGTGGAAACGCTACGTGGAGGGGAATTGTATTTCCTGGCTAAGGAGTGCTCTAGAGTACGGGAAGGAGACTCTACAGAGGAAAG tgtGCCCAACAGCTAGAGTGAGCGACAGGTCATCTCGTGATGGCctcaccaccctctcctgtaaggtcagtggattctacccccgggacatcaccatgacctggctgaaaaatggggagagcagacagcaggagacctactctgaaggcatcctacccaatggggatgggacctaccagacctgggtgacaatggagattgatcccaagatcaaagcccattattcatgtcaagtggagcatgaaagcctgttagagccactctctgtctcctggg aaccaaataatagtttgattcccattgtggctggagttatcactgcagctgtcctgattggtgttataatcggagtattcttctggaaaaagcaatgcccag ggaggacGGGAGACGGCTACGCTGTAGCTCAGG
- the LOC135978692 gene encoding class I histocompatibility antigen, F10 alpha chain-like isoform X1 — protein MALALRLLLLGAVALPGGHCRLHSRRILDTVVSEPAPGLPWYSRVVYVDDQLTYVYTSGTKRAEPYTLWMAQNEGSEFWDEVTWWGQRFQKWYNASLNTLSQLYNRTEGFHIIQTIYGCDLREDNSIQGFYQDSYDRRDFLTFDKETMTWVAADIGAQITKRRWEAEVNDNQQWKRYVEGNCISWLRSALEYGKETLQRKVCPTARVSDRSSRDGLTTLSCKVSGFYPRDITMTWLKNGESRQQETYSEGILPNGDGTYQTWVTMEIDPKIKAHYSCQVEHESLLEPLSVSWEPNNSLIPIVAGVITAAVLIGVIIGVFFWKKQCPGRTGDGYAVAQASDQGSSGSDRSAKA, from the exons gcctgcactccaggcgcattttggacactgtggtgtcggagcctgccccggggctgccctggtacagccgtgttgtgtatgtggacgatcagctcacctatgtctacaccagtgggacgaagagggcggagccctacacactgtggatggcgcagaacgagggttcggagttctgggacgaggtgacctggtggggacagcgcttccagaaatggtacaatgcgagtctgaacaccctgagtcagctctacaaccggaccgagg GGTTTCACATCATCCAGACGATATACGGCTGTGATCTCCGGGAAGACAACAGCATTCAGGGGTTTTACCAGGATTCATATGACAGACGAGACTTTCTTACCTTCGATAAGGAGACCATGACTTGGGTAGCAGCAGATATTGGGGCTCAGATCaccaagaggagatgggaggCTGAAGTAAATGACAACCAGCAGTGGAAACGCTACGTGGAGGGGAATTGTATTTCCTGGCTAAGGAGTGCTCTAGAGTACGGGAAGGAGACTCTACAGAGGAAAG tgtGCCCAACAGCTAGAGTGAGCGACAGGTCATCTCGTGATGGCctcaccaccctctcctgtaaggtcagtggattctacccccgggacatcaccatgacctggctgaaaaatggggagagcagacagcaggagacctactctgaaggcatcctacccaatggggatgggacctaccagacctgggtgacaatggagattgatcccaagatcaaagcccattattcatgtcaagtggagcatgaaagcctgttagagccactctctgtctcctggg aaccaaataatagtttgattcccattgtggctggagttatcactgcagctgtcctgattggtgttataatcggagtattcttctggaaaaagcaatgcccag ggaggacGGGAGACGGCTACGCTGTAGCTCAGG
- the LOC135978692 gene encoding class I histocompatibility antigen, F10 alpha chain-like isoform X5, whose product MAQNEGSEFWDEVTWWGQRFQKWYNASLNTLSQLYNRTEGFHIIQTIYGCDLREDNSIQGFYQDSYDRRDFLTFDKETMTWVAADIGAQITKRRWEAEVNDNQQWKRYVEGNCISWLRSALEYGKETLQRKVCPTARVSDRSSRDGLTTLSCKVSGFYPRDITMTWLKNGESRQQETYSEGILPNGDGTYQTWVTMEIDPKIKAHYSCQVEHESLLEPLSVSWEPNNSLIPIVAGVITAAVLIGVIIGVFFWKKQCPGRTGDGYAVAQASDQGSSGSDRSAKA is encoded by the exons atggcgcagaacgagggttcggagttctgggacgaggtgacctggtggggacagcgcttccagaaatggtacaatgcgagtctgaacaccctgagtcagctctacaaccggaccgagg GGTTTCACATCATCCAGACGATATACGGCTGTGATCTCCGGGAAGACAACAGCATTCAGGGGTTTTACCAGGATTCATATGACAGACGAGACTTTCTTACCTTCGATAAGGAGACCATGACTTGGGTAGCAGCAGATATTGGGGCTCAGATCaccaagaggagatgggaggCTGAAGTAAATGACAACCAGCAGTGGAAACGCTACGTGGAGGGGAATTGTATTTCCTGGCTAAGGAGTGCTCTAGAGTACGGGAAGGAGACTCTACAGAGGAAAG tgtGCCCAACAGCTAGAGTGAGCGACAGGTCATCTCGTGATGGCctcaccaccctctcctgtaaggtcagtggattctacccccgggacatcaccatgacctggctgaaaaatggggagagcagacagcaggagacctactctgaaggcatcctacccaatggggatgggacctaccagacctgggtgacaatggagattgatcccaagatcaaagcccattattcatgtcaagtggagcatgaaagcctgttagagccactctctgtctcctggg aaccaaataatagtttgattcccattgtggctggagttatcactgcagctgtcctgattggtgttataatcggagtattcttctggaaaaagcaatgcccag ggaggacGGGAGACGGCTACGCTGTAGCTCAGG
- the LOC135978692 gene encoding class I histocompatibility antigen, F10 alpha chain-like isoform X4 — protein sequence MALALRLLLLGAVALPGGHCRLHSRRILDTVVSEPAPGLPWYSRVVYVDDQLTYVYTSGTKRAEPYTLWMAQNEGSEFWDEVTWWGQRFQKWYNASLNTLSQLYNRTEGFHIIQTIYGCDLREDNSIQGFYQDSYDRRDFLTFDKETMTWVAADIGAQITKRRWEAEVNDNQQWKRYVEGNCISWLRSALEYGKETLQRKVCPTARVSDRSSRDGLTTLSCKVSGFYPRDITMTWLKNGESRQQETYSEGILPNGDGTYQTWVTMEIDPKIKAHYSCQVEHESLLEPLSVSWG from the exons gcctgcactccaggcgcattttggacactgtggtgtcggagcctgccccggggctgccctggtacagccgtgttgtgtatgtggacgatcagctcacctatgtctacaccagtgggacgaagagggcggagccctacacactgtggatggcgcagaacgagggttcggagttctgggacgaggtgacctggtggggacagcgcttccagaaatggtacaatgcgagtctgaacaccctgagtcagctctacaaccggaccgagg GGTTTCACATCATCCAGACGATATACGGCTGTGATCTCCGGGAAGACAACAGCATTCAGGGGTTTTACCAGGATTCATATGACAGACGAGACTTTCTTACCTTCGATAAGGAGACCATGACTTGGGTAGCAGCAGATATTGGGGCTCAGATCaccaagaggagatgggaggCTGAAGTAAATGACAACCAGCAGTGGAAACGCTACGTGGAGGGGAATTGTATTTCCTGGCTAAGGAGTGCTCTAGAGTACGGGAAGGAGACTCTACAGAGGAAAG tgtGCCCAACAGCTAGAGTGAGCGACAGGTCATCTCGTGATGGCctcaccaccctctcctgtaaggtcagtggattctacccccgggacatcaccatgacctggctgaaaaatggggagagcagacagcaggagacctactctgaaggcatcctacccaatggggatgggacctaccagacctgggtgacaatggagattgatcccaagatcaaagcccattattcatgtcaagtggagcatgaaagcctgttagagccactctctgtctcctggg gctga